The DNA window ATGTAACCGGAAGCATCGACAATCAAAGCACCACGTTCAGCAGAAGCTTCATCCTTGGCAACTAATAAACCCTTGGTGATGTTTTCGGAAACGATAACAGTCTTGTTTGGATAAGATAAGCCCAAGAAGAAACCAGTAGAGGCCAAGGATTCTTCGGCAACGGTGACGACAACAGAGGAATCGTTCAAACTGAATAAAGCAGCTTCGACGTATTCAGCAACTTCAACGATCTCAACGGTGGTCAAGTTGGTGGAGTTCAAAGAGAATGGTAAAGTTTCAACATCAGTAGCGTTGGTGGAGTTCAAGTGGTTACCATAAGTGTACAAAACACCAGTGTTGTTGGTGGTGTTAACTGGGGTGGAACCGTTAAAGTAGGTAACATCTTCGGCGGTGGTAGAGGTCAATAAATCTCTCTTGTAAAATTCTTCCAAAACGGAAACTGGCAAAGCGGAGGCAACTGTGGATAATAAACCAGCAGACAAAACAGTGGAAAACTTCattgtattttaaaaataatttttgtttaattaattGGTGAATGTA is part of the Saccharomycodes ludwigii strain NBRC 1722 chromosome III, whole genome shotgun sequence genome and encodes:
- the YGP1 gene encoding Ygp1p (similar to Saccharomyces cerevisiae YHR139C | SPS100 | SPorulation Specific (paralog of YNL160W | YGP1)); this translates as MKFSTVLSAGLLSTVASALPVSVLEEFYKRDLLTSTTAEDVTYFNGSTPVNTTNNTGVLYTYGNHLNSTNATDVETLPFSLNSTNLTTVEIVEVAEYVEAALFSLNDSSVVVTVAEESLASTGFFLGLSYPNKTVIVSENITKGLLVAKDEASAERGALIVDASGYIYDTVSYPNCPVGVVTASEKVVFYTTPSLVSILDPRTSVFYTNAFSVNISSAVENIATVPVISYSNTTFAALLNASVAQYKGVVVSAPNVSTLAEISIPTSLNGTKVVVAVEDAEYVDQALFKNSTDVVAAGNLGPEQARVLLTVALTAGFDSYSNLTTLFP